In Deltaproteobacteria bacterium, one genomic interval encodes:
- the ftsY gene encoding signal recognition particle-docking protein FtsY: MAWNEGLFSRLRQGLSRTREVLAERLETVLTRTSPSEDDWDALEEVLLGADFGVQATQRLLDSVRGSPRARDGGGAELLQQEITTLLKERPGIGSGRCAVKPWVVMVVGVNGVGKTTTIGKLAHQLHRGGKKVLLAAADTFRAGAIEQLEIWGERVGAEVIKHGPGQDPSGVVFDAAQAAQKRAADVLLIDTAGRLHNKVNLVEELKKMRRVLGRVQEGAPHETLLVVDASTGQNAVVQARIFQDAVAVSGIVLTKLDGTAKGGVVLSIQQELAIPMEYVGVGEGVDDLQEFDPDAFARAFFTS; this comes from the coding sequence ATGGCTTGGAACGAGGGATTGTTTTCGCGTCTCAGGCAGGGTCTGTCGCGGACGCGGGAGGTGCTGGCCGAGCGTCTGGAAACGGTCCTCACGCGGACAAGCCCGTCCGAAGACGATTGGGACGCGCTGGAGGAGGTGCTGCTCGGCGCCGACTTCGGCGTGCAGGCGACCCAGAGGCTGCTCGACTCGGTGCGAGGGTCGCCGCGCGCGCGCGATGGAGGCGGCGCCGAGCTCCTGCAACAGGAAATCACGACTCTGTTGAAGGAACGCCCGGGGATCGGCTCCGGGCGTTGCGCGGTCAAGCCGTGGGTGGTCATGGTGGTGGGCGTGAACGGTGTGGGCAAGACGACCACCATCGGCAAGCTCGCCCACCAGCTCCATCGCGGCGGCAAGAAGGTGCTGCTGGCCGCCGCCGATACGTTCCGCGCCGGAGCCATCGAGCAGCTCGAGATCTGGGGAGAGCGGGTCGGGGCGGAGGTCATCAAGCATGGCCCGGGACAGGACCCCTCCGGGGTGGTGTTCGACGCCGCGCAGGCCGCACAGAAGCGCGCCGCGGACGTCCTCCTCATCGACACCGCGGGCCGGCTGCACAACAAGGTGAACCTCGTGGAGGAGTTGAAGAAGATGCGCCGCGTGCTCGGCCGGGTACAGGAGGGGGCGCCGCACGAGACGCTGCTGGTGGTGGACGCGAGCACGGGGCAGAACGCGGTCGTGCAGGCGAGGATTTTTCAGGATGCGGTGGCCGTCAGCGGCATCGTGCTCACCAAGCTCGACGGCACGGCCAAGGGCGGCGTGGTGCTGAGCATCCAGCAGGAGCTGGCCATTCCGATGGAATACGTCGGCGTGGGCGAAGGAGTCGACGATCTGCAGGAGTTCGACCCCGATGCGTTTGCGCGGGCGTTCTTCACGTCGTGA
- the phoU gene encoding phosphate signaling complex protein PhoU, whose amino-acid sequence MRPEHTDRKYEEELKSLRERIIKMGGLVEDQIARAVSALVDREAPLAEGVIQRDTEVNQMDAEIDELCVRLIALHQPAAKDLRFVTTALKITTDLERIGDIAVNISERSLELIREAPLKPYIDLPRMAEIARRMISESLNAFVQEDTMLALKVCQDDQEIDDLNEQIFRETVSYMISEPRTINRAMKITFVSKYLERIADHATNIAEMVIFLVKGKSIRHVKEVPRTI is encoded by the coding sequence ATGCGCCCCGAGCACACGGATCGAAAATACGAAGAAGAGCTCAAGTCCCTGCGTGAAAGGATCATCAAGATGGGCGGGCTGGTCGAGGATCAGATCGCCCGCGCCGTCAGTGCCTTGGTGGACCGCGAAGCTCCGCTCGCGGAGGGCGTCATCCAGAGGGACACCGAGGTCAACCAGATGGACGCCGAGATCGACGAGCTGTGCGTCCGCCTGATCGCGCTGCACCAGCCGGCGGCGAAGGACCTCCGCTTCGTCACGACGGCGCTCAAGATCACCACCGACCTCGAAAGGATCGGGGACATCGCGGTCAACATCTCCGAGCGCTCGCTGGAACTGATCCGGGAAGCTCCCCTCAAGCCCTACATCGATCTTCCGCGCATGGCCGAGATCGCCCGGAGGATGATCTCCGAGAGTCTCAACGCCTTCGTTCAGGAGGACACCATGCTCGCGTTGAAGGTGTGTCAGGACGATCAGGAGATCGACGACCTGAACGAACAGATCTTCCGCGAGACGGTCTCCTACATGATCAGCGAGCCCCGGACCATCAACCGGGCGATGAAGATCACCTTCGTTTCGAAGTACCTGGAACGGATCGCGGACCACGCCACCAATATCGCCGAGATGGTCATCTTCCTGGTCAAGGGGAAGAGCATTCGCCACGTGAAGGAAGTGCCCCGGACCATTTGA
- the smc gene encoding chromosome segregation protein SMC codes for MRLKALEISGFKSFSEKTVLNFTSDVTAIVGPNGCGKSNIVDALRWAMGEQSARHLRGQSMEDVIFGGSERLAAIGMAEGTVLLDNADHSAPTDYAAFAEIAVTRRLFRSGESEYFINRVPCRLRDIVDLFLGSGIGNKSYSIIGQGRVEELVNAKPEDRRRVIEEAAGTSRFKSRKQAAERRMERTRQNLLRVNDIVREVEGQLRKIELQAKKAERYRTLKEQLKEQELRWAGVRTRHLERELGERGAAIRAVEERIASLVAAMQAQEAEGERLRAALQEVEEAAGSLQERLYQARSGLQAEEQRIGFFERAEEESRGFAESAREEAVRTSTRLEAVASEIDDLSKAVEEFSRVWRREADLVERTESETVDLRARIGELQAAVEREREGRSDRVFEHSRLVNSRQSHQERLERLGTESAEKESERLSMEQALEALRRQRACEAQELNGCLARAAATEEALRRADAEMERNRCELIEDEAVLGRLKEELQEARSALTSLETLQKNFEGYQEGVRAVMVKHESNGGSDGVCGVVADFIEAPEEVEKALTAVLGERLQYVVVQGHREGVEAIEYLKRESAGRGAFIPRRFERPNCAAAPAPAGPDVIAPLLGLVRVKDGYRDVADYLLGDVSVVRDLESGLGLWHANGFSHSLVTLDGEVIDPMGVVTGGSVESLQGGPLSRRRRIKELHEEVLSGEDEVRRQCEGVAEKRTALEAMDAERLRLGQELQGLAVKKVQREQELLRTDQAVARSERDLTTVVQELRNVAGEVHGLNEAISACETALAESAREDEASQSRLREVQEAVQESVEELRAADARLTGCRVSAAEARERAENAKSNLANRVSLRDELAVQLREREARIAEMNRKAGEMREARERAASRVDVLRVEVDGLEVEVAAKQQDQRELAGRAREAQEAAHRIRPDVDASQQEGNRLQLCERETSMELRHLRDDIREKYGVEPQDSSVEPDDALPSAGDLSEEVSELRARLQRMGEVNLAAIGEFEELTERSQFLTAQREDLERSMADLQQTITKLNRICRLRFKESFEEINREFQAIFPRLFQGGKASLMLTDENDYLETGVDIVAQPPGKKLQSVGLLSGGEKALTAVSLLFAIFLTKPSPFCFLDEVDAPLDDVNLERFIDIVKEMTRLSQFMIITHNKQTMQAADVLYGVTMEDPGVSKIVSVEMV; via the coding sequence ATGCGTCTGAAGGCTCTGGAAATTTCGGGTTTCAAGTCTTTCTCCGAGAAGACCGTCCTTAACTTCACCTCCGACGTCACCGCCATCGTCGGGCCGAACGGGTGTGGCAAGTCCAACATCGTCGACGCGCTGCGGTGGGCCATGGGCGAGCAGAGCGCACGGCATCTTCGCGGGCAGTCCATGGAGGACGTCATCTTCGGCGGCAGCGAGCGGCTGGCGGCCATCGGCATGGCGGAGGGCACCGTGCTGCTGGACAACGCGGATCACAGCGCACCCACCGACTACGCCGCCTTCGCCGAGATCGCCGTCACGCGGCGCCTGTTCCGCTCCGGTGAGTCGGAATACTTCATCAACCGGGTGCCCTGCCGTCTGCGCGACATCGTGGACCTGTTCCTGGGGAGCGGTATCGGCAACAAGTCCTATTCGATTATCGGACAGGGACGGGTCGAGGAACTGGTCAACGCCAAGCCCGAGGACCGGCGCCGCGTCATCGAGGAGGCGGCCGGTACGAGTCGCTTCAAGAGCCGCAAGCAGGCGGCCGAACGGAGGATGGAGCGCACGCGCCAGAACCTGCTGCGCGTCAACGACATCGTGCGCGAGGTGGAGGGCCAGCTCCGGAAGATCGAGTTGCAGGCGAAGAAGGCCGAACGGTACCGGACTCTCAAGGAGCAGTTGAAGGAACAGGAGTTGCGTTGGGCGGGCGTACGCACGCGGCATCTGGAACGGGAGCTTGGCGAGCGCGGCGCCGCGATCCGCGCCGTCGAGGAGCGCATCGCGTCGCTGGTGGCGGCGATGCAGGCCCAGGAGGCCGAAGGCGAGCGTTTGCGCGCGGCGTTGCAGGAAGTGGAGGAGGCTGCCGGTTCGCTGCAGGAGCGGCTCTACCAGGCCAGATCCGGCCTCCAGGCGGAGGAGCAGCGGATCGGGTTCTTCGAGCGCGCCGAAGAGGAGTCGCGCGGGTTCGCCGAAAGCGCGCGGGAGGAGGCCGTCCGGACGAGCACGCGCCTTGAGGCGGTTGCGAGCGAGATCGACGACCTGAGCAAGGCCGTCGAGGAGTTCTCACGGGTTTGGCGGCGGGAAGCGGACCTCGTGGAGCGCACGGAGTCGGAGACGGTGGACCTGCGTGCGCGCATCGGCGAGCTCCAGGCCGCGGTCGAGCGGGAACGGGAGGGGCGGTCGGATCGGGTATTCGAGCACTCGCGCCTGGTCAACTCGCGCCAGAGCCATCAGGAGCGGCTGGAACGGCTGGGAACGGAGTCGGCGGAAAAGGAGAGCGAGCGGCTGTCCATGGAGCAGGCGCTGGAAGCGTTGCGCCGGCAGCGTGCCTGTGAGGCCCAGGAGCTCAACGGTTGCCTGGCCCGCGCCGCCGCCACGGAGGAGGCCTTGCGGCGCGCGGACGCGGAGATGGAGCGAAACCGGTGCGAATTGATCGAGGATGAGGCCGTCCTCGGCCGGTTGAAGGAGGAGTTGCAGGAGGCGCGCTCCGCGCTGACCTCCCTGGAGACCCTGCAGAAGAACTTCGAGGGCTATCAGGAAGGCGTGCGCGCCGTGATGGTCAAACATGAGAGCAACGGCGGCTCCGATGGCGTGTGCGGCGTGGTGGCGGACTTCATCGAAGCGCCGGAAGAGGTGGAGAAGGCCTTGACGGCGGTGCTGGGAGAGCGGCTCCAGTACGTGGTCGTGCAGGGCCACCGGGAGGGGGTGGAGGCCATCGAGTACCTGAAGCGCGAATCGGCGGGGCGGGGCGCCTTCATCCCGCGCCGGTTCGAGCGCCCCAACTGCGCAGCGGCTCCGGCCCCGGCGGGTCCCGACGTCATTGCGCCGTTGCTGGGCCTCGTCCGGGTCAAGGACGGCTACCGGGACGTGGCCGACTACCTGCTGGGCGACGTGTCCGTCGTCAGGGACCTGGAATCGGGACTGGGGCTGTGGCACGCCAACGGCTTCAGCCACTCGTTGGTGACCCTGGACGGCGAGGTCATCGATCCCATGGGGGTGGTCACCGGCGGCAGTGTCGAGAGTCTGCAAGGGGGACCGCTCTCCCGTCGCCGCAGGATCAAGGAGTTGCACGAAGAGGTCCTTTCCGGAGAGGACGAGGTGCGGCGGCAGTGCGAGGGTGTGGCCGAGAAGCGCACGGCCCTCGAGGCCATGGACGCGGAACGCCTGCGGCTCGGGCAGGAACTCCAGGGACTGGCGGTCAAGAAGGTGCAGCGGGAGCAGGAATTGCTGCGTACGGACCAGGCGGTGGCCCGGTCCGAGCGGGACCTGACGACCGTCGTCCAGGAACTGCGCAACGTCGCCGGCGAAGTGCATGGCCTGAACGAGGCCATCTCCGCATGCGAAACGGCCCTTGCCGAGAGCGCCCGCGAAGACGAGGCGTCGCAGTCGCGGTTGCGGGAGGTCCAGGAGGCCGTGCAGGAGTCGGTTGAGGAACTGCGCGCGGCTGATGCCCGTTTGACAGGGTGCCGGGTGAGCGCGGCCGAGGCGAGGGAGAGGGCGGAAAACGCCAAGTCCAACCTCGCCAACCGGGTCAGCCTGCGTGACGAGCTCGCCGTGCAACTCCGGGAGCGTGAAGCGCGTATCGCCGAAATGAACCGGAAGGCCGGGGAGATGAGGGAGGCGCGTGAGCGGGCGGCATCGCGGGTGGATGTGTTGCGGGTGGAGGTGGATGGCCTTGAGGTCGAGGTGGCCGCGAAACAGCAGGATCAACGGGAACTCGCCGGCCGCGCGCGCGAGGCCCAGGAGGCGGCTCATCGGATTCGTCCGGACGTGGATGCGTCGCAGCAGGAAGGGAACCGACTGCAACTGTGCGAGCGCGAGACATCCATGGAGTTGCGTCATCTGCGTGACGACATCCGGGAGAAGTACGGCGTGGAACCCCAGGACTCTTCGGTGGAGCCGGACGATGCGCTCCCGAGCGCCGGGGACCTGTCCGAAGAGGTGTCGGAGTTGCGCGCGCGGCTTCAGCGCATGGGCGAGGTCAACCTCGCGGCCATCGGTGAGTTCGAGGAGCTCACGGAACGAAGCCAGTTCCTGACCGCGCAACGGGAGGATCTCGAACGCTCCATGGCCGATCTGCAGCAGACCATCACGAAGCTCAACCGCATTTGCCGGCTGCGGTTCAAGGAGAGCTTCGAGGAGATCAACCGGGAGTTCCAGGCGATCTTTCCGAGGCTGTTCCAGGGCGGCAAGGCGTCGCTGATGCTGACCGACGAGAACGACTACCTGGAAACCGGGGTCGACATCGTGGCGCAGCCTCCCGGCAAGAAGCTCCAGTCGGTGGGCCTGCTCTCGGGCGGTGAAAAGGCCTTGACCGCGGTCAGTCTGCTCTTCGCCATCTTTCTGACCAAGCCCAGCCCCTTCTGCTTCCTCGACGAGGTCGACGCCCCGCTCGACGACGTGAACCTCGAGCGCTTCATCGACATCGTGAAGGAGATGACGCGCCTGTCGCAGTTCATGATCATCACCCACAACAAGCAGACCATGCAGGCCGCGGACGTCCTCTACGGCGTCACCATGGAAGATCCTGGGGTGTCCAAGATCGTTTCCGTGGAAATGGTCTAG
- a CDS encoding HNH endonuclease, translated as MMRTRVLMLNRSYLPIHVTSVRRAFSLLYCGIAKVVNEQYQTIDFERWSALRVPLDENSVGLVGRAIRIPRVILLVRYDRVPRRQVRFSRVNIYARDKSTCQYCGKRLPRHQLNLDHVIPRSRGGTSRWDNVVCSCVPCNRRKGGRTPQEARMQLLQKPYKPTWTPFIQEDGGGGRHREWLPFLPAVEASGRGAVAPEDGAP; from the coding sequence GTGATGCGCACAAGGGTGCTGATGTTGAATCGTTCGTACCTGCCGATACACGTCACTTCCGTACGCCGGGCCTTTTCACTCCTGTATTGCGGCATCGCCAAGGTCGTCAACGAGCAGTACCAGACCATCGACTTCGAACGCTGGAGCGCGCTGAGGGTTCCCTTGGACGAGAATTCCGTGGGCTTGGTGGGCCGCGCCATCCGCATCCCCCGGGTCATCCTGCTGGTGCGCTACGACCGCGTGCCCAGGCGGCAGGTGCGCTTCAGCCGCGTCAACATCTACGCGCGCGACAAGTCCACTTGCCAGTATTGCGGCAAACGGCTTCCGCGCCACCAACTCAATCTGGATCACGTGATTCCCCGTTCCCGCGGCGGCACCTCCAGGTGGGACAACGTGGTTTGCTCCTGCGTCCCGTGCAATCGGAGGAAGGGAGGACGGACGCCCCAGGAAGCGCGGATGCAACTGCTGCAAAAGCCCTACAAGCCCACGTGGACCCCGTTCATTCAGGAAGACGGCGGCGGGGGGCGCCATCGCGAGTGGCTGCCCTTCCTGCCCGCGGTGGAGGCCTCCGGCCGGGGTGCCGTGGCGCCGGAGGATGGCGCACCGTGA
- a CDS encoding Rne/Rng family ribonuclease — protein MRRILINTTPEETRIAVMEDNALAEFLIERNQERGCVGNLYKGRVGRVLPGMQAAFVDIGLEKAAFLHASDVGSPSGGFPATVSENGDEELLETQPDPSPQRIEEQLSPDQEILVQVAKDPLGMKGARVTTHISLPGRFLVFMPGTRHVAVSRKIADDKERQRLKEIVQELAQEDEGFIVRTACEGRNKKDIQSDVRFLTKLWDRIRKQLDSAGTPELIHQDLDLVPRTIRDFFNANTEEVVVDQPKEYRRVVEFVQQFMPRLKSRIALYEEPEPLLDRYEIERKIRKALEPKIWLNSGGHINIEQTEALTAVDVNTGRYVGKKDLEATVLKINLEATREVGHQLRLRNVGGIIIIDFIDMAQAANRKKVYEALKEAVKQDKARTRVLPVSRLGLVEMTRQRTRENLGNLLLVPCPQCGGRGRVRSQPTIAYELLRDIKRESALLANGGRITVHMHPGIANFLYDQANEGLEALEREIDRQVIIKADSELHPEAYRIEGGRGGAAHGGNGSASDERR, from the coding sequence ATGAGACGCATTCTCATCAACACCACCCCCGAGGAAACCCGCATCGCCGTGATGGAGGACAACGCCCTGGCGGAGTTCCTCATCGAGCGCAACCAGGAAAGAGGTTGTGTCGGCAACCTCTACAAGGGCCGCGTCGGGCGCGTGCTGCCCGGCATGCAGGCCGCGTTCGTCGACATCGGTCTCGAGAAGGCGGCGTTTCTCCACGCGTCCGACGTCGGCTCCCCGTCGGGCGGCTTCCCCGCGACGGTGTCCGAGAACGGTGACGAGGAGCTGCTCGAGACCCAGCCCGACCCGAGCCCGCAACGGATCGAGGAGCAACTGAGCCCGGACCAGGAAATCCTGGTGCAGGTGGCCAAGGACCCCCTGGGAATGAAAGGGGCCCGCGTCACCACTCACATCTCCCTGCCCGGCCGGTTCCTGGTCTTCATGCCCGGCACCCGCCACGTGGCGGTGTCACGGAAGATCGCGGACGACAAGGAACGGCAACGGCTGAAAGAGATCGTCCAGGAACTGGCGCAGGAGGACGAAGGGTTCATCGTCCGCACAGCCTGCGAGGGGCGCAACAAGAAAGACATCCAGAGCGACGTCCGTTTCCTCACGAAGCTCTGGGACCGGATCCGCAAGCAACTGGACTCCGCCGGGACGCCGGAACTGATCCATCAGGACCTCGACCTCGTCCCGCGTACCATCCGCGACTTCTTCAACGCCAACACCGAGGAGGTGGTGGTGGACCAACCGAAGGAGTACCGGCGCGTGGTCGAGTTCGTGCAACAGTTCATGCCGCGCCTGAAGAGCCGCATAGCGCTGTACGAGGAACCCGAGCCGCTGCTCGACCGCTACGAGATCGAGCGCAAGATCCGCAAGGCCCTCGAACCCAAGATCTGGCTGAATTCGGGAGGACACATCAACATCGAGCAAACCGAGGCGCTGACCGCGGTGGACGTGAACACCGGCCGTTACGTGGGCAAGAAGGATCTCGAAGCCACGGTGCTCAAGATCAACCTGGAAGCGACGCGCGAGGTCGGGCATCAACTGCGCCTGCGCAACGTGGGCGGCATCATCATCATCGACTTCATCGACATGGCACAGGCCGCCAACCGGAAGAAGGTCTACGAAGCTCTGAAGGAGGCGGTGAAGCAGGACAAGGCCCGGACGCGGGTGCTGCCCGTCTCCAGGCTCGGCCTCGTGGAGATGACGCGACAACGCACCCGGGAGAACCTCGGCAATCTGCTGTTGGTCCCATGTCCCCAGTGCGGCGGGCGAGGCCGGGTCAGGTCCCAGCCCACCATCGCCTACGAACTGCTGCGCGACATCAAGCGCGAGAGCGCCCTGCTCGCCAACGGCGGGCGCATCACCGTACACATGCACCCGGGCATCGCCAACTTCCTCTACGACCAGGCCAACGAGGGCCTGGAAGCGCTCGAACGCGAGATCGATCGGCAGGTCATCATCAAGGCCGACTCCGAGCTGCATCCGGAAGCGTACCGGATCGAGGGCGGCCGCGGCGGCGCGGCACACGGCGGCAACGGCAGCGCGTCCGACGAACGCCGTTGA
- a CDS encoding cell division protein ZapA: protein MPRAVDVQIMGQKVTLRSDDEEEYVRRVAEYVDGKMREVSGSMASKNKYSVAMLVALNIADEYHRLKEDCDAASTRMDRLLERLTTALSEDG from the coding sequence ATGCCAAGGGCAGTCGACGTACAAATCATGGGGCAGAAGGTCACTCTCCGGAGTGACGATGAGGAAGAGTACGTACGCAGAGTGGCGGAGTACGTCGATGGCAAGATGCGCGAGGTGAGCGGGTCGATGGCGTCAAAGAACAAATACAGCGTCGCCATGCTCGTGGCGCTCAACATCGCTGACGAATACCACCGGCTCAAGGAGGATTGCGACGCGGCTTCGACACGGATGGATCGGTTGCTGGAGAGGTTGACGACGGCGTTGTCCGAAGATGGCTGA